From one Synergistaceae bacterium genomic stretch:
- a CDS encoding phage tail protein I, with the protein MAKLIENLSLMDIAPPSITNDKNVQHIITALDPELLSVSQATREAFIISRINELPESVLDLLAWQWHVDFYELAHSLEAKRAMVLKSISWHRKKGTSGAILQALDILGVEGKFTAWYDLQEEGAQPYTFVIDAKLTSDFWERVDWTKPTQTIRRAIQESKAARSWMSRLFVHMDAESELDIKIGTLTAQGTHHDIAIVQGTQSASDLNIAAGTAIFHNLRHEIAFNQQTKSESDLGVRFGAGVIQGNYHDISAKQETSTSAKLEIAAGTAIFHNLQHDIAINQSRGSQANCNLVTGTTAAHGIFHQIGMKRAENNFSGSISTGCTISQGIYMQIQMAA; encoded by the coding sequence ATGGCTAAATTAATTGAGAATCTCTCATTGATGGACATTGCTCCGCCGTCAATAACAAACGATAAAAACGTTCAGCACATAATAACAGCACTCGATCCGGAATTATTAAGCGTCTCTCAGGCAACACGGGAGGCGTTTATTATTTCGCGAATAAATGAACTTCCCGAGTCAGTGCTTGATTTACTCGCATGGCAATGGCACGTAGATTTTTACGAACTCGCACACAGTCTCGAAGCAAAACGCGCTATGGTCTTGAAGTCCATATCATGGCACCGCAAAAAAGGCACAAGCGGCGCAATACTGCAGGCTCTCGACATACTAGGCGTTGAAGGAAAATTTACGGCGTGGTATGACTTGCAGGAAGAAGGAGCACAGCCTTATACGTTCGTGATTGACGCAAAATTAACGTCTGATTTCTGGGAGCGTGTCGACTGGACAAAACCGACTCAGACAATACGCCGGGCAATTCAGGAAAGCAAGGCCGCTCGTTCGTGGATGTCGAGACTCTTTGTTCATATGGACGCAGAGTCAGAGCTTGATATTAAAATTGGAACTCTTACGGCGCAGGGGACTCATCACGATATTGCGATCGTACAAGGCACTCAAAGCGCGTCAGACTTGAATATCGCAGCAGGCACGGCAATTTTTCACAACTTACGGCATGAAATAGCTTTTAATCAGCAAACTAAAAGCGAGTCAGATTTAGGCGTGAGATTCGGCGCGGGAGTCATTCAGGGCAATTATCACGACATAAGCGCAAAACAAGAGACTTCAACGAGCGCAAAACTTGAAATCGCAGCAGGCACGGCAATTTTTCACAATTTGCAGCATGACATAGCAATAAATCAATCCCGAGGGAGTCAAGCTAACTGCAATCTTGTAACGGGCACTACAGCGGCACACGGAATTTTTCATCAAATCGGCATGAAGAGAGCAGAAAATAATTTTTCCGGCAGCATTTCAACGGGCTGCACAATCTCTCAAGGGATATACATGCAAATACAAATGGCAGCATAA
- a CDS encoding PAAR domain-containing protein — protein MPPAARLTDICTGHECWPSRPNSEGSPNVFVNGLPWHRQGDAWQTHCCTHPGVPHGCHDSVLKSGSSSVFINGKQAGRIGDPVACGSTVATGSGNVFAGG, from the coding sequence ATGCCACCAGCAGCGAGATTAACTGATATTTGCACAGGTCATGAATGCTGGCCGTCAAGACCAAATTCTGAAGGTTCACCGAATGTATTTGTTAACGGCCTACCGTGGCACAGGCAGGGCGACGCTTGGCAGACTCACTGCTGTACACATCCGGGAGTTCCGCATGGATGTCATGACAGTGTGCTGAAGTCCGGAAGTTCAAGCGTATTCATCAACGGCAAACAGGCAGGAAGAATCGGCGATCCGGTTGCGTGCGGGTCAACTGTTGCGACTGGATCAGGCAACGTATTTGCAGGAGGATAA
- a CDS encoding phage tail protein, translated as MIGSFGEVVFEVSDKKVRTFRDFQIQRSAKYFEHAIHGRKGLLEFTGLSPASASMNIRLDAGLGINPEKEIEILRDHLNNHKAVPFILDGEPQGEGLWVLEGLDENFEIIDNKGAFTAIQVSLKMREYIEVDTYGS; from the coding sequence ATGATAGGTTCGTTCGGCGAGGTCGTATTTGAGGTGTCTGACAAAAAAGTACGCACATTCCGAGACTTCCAGATACAACGCAGCGCAAAATATTTCGAACACGCCATACACGGCAGAAAAGGTCTGCTCGAGTTCACCGGCTTATCTCCGGCAAGTGCAAGCATGAATATTAGACTGGATGCAGGACTCGGAATTAATCCGGAAAAAGAAATCGAAATTCTGCGCGATCACCTGAATAACCATAAGGCCGTACCGTTTATTCTCGACGGCGAACCTCAAGGCGAGGGTTTATGGGTGCTTGAAGGTCTCGACGAAAATTTTGAGATAATCGACAACAAAGGAGCCTTCACCGCCATACAAGTCTCGCTGAAAATGCGCGAATATATCGAGGTTGATACTTATGGAAGTTGA
- a CDS encoding GPW/gp25 family protein, whose translation MEVDIITTDNTEINFAPADTVSEIVQNVRTICATPKYSVPMDRMFGVNAAIVDRPTPKAMAEIQAEIIAAIRKYEPRCKVKRVSFEGDLDGRLSVKVRILIKNEE comes from the coding sequence ATGGAAGTTGACATCATCACAACTGATAACACAGAAATAAATTTTGCTCCGGCTGATACAGTCTCGGAAATTGTTCAAAACGTACGGACTATCTGCGCGACTCCTAAATACAGCGTCCCTATGGATAGAATGTTCGGGGTTAATGCCGCAATCGTCGACAGGCCGACACCTAAGGCAATGGCGGAAATTCAAGCAGAAATTATCGCAGCAATACGCAAATATGAGCCTCGATGTAAAGTCAAACGAGTCAGCTTTGAGGGCGATTTAGACGGCCGTTTATCCGTGAAAGTGAGGATATTGATAAAAAATGAAGAGTGA
- a CDS encoding baseplate J/gp47 family protein: MIDYAAKQNLLAYADGDYLDHIGALLGVTRLEASKAMTALKFMLSDIQDEAVIIPEGTRASPDNSGNILFATTEAVEIPAGEQEITVTAECTEPGAQGNYFLAGQIRRLVDVFPYEMKVENLDESYGGSDTESDENFRERIQIAPESFSVAGPTGAYEFYARSAHQNIIDVAVIGPPETEPGNVNIYPLMVNGDLPTQEILDAVFDVCNDEDKRPDTDFVHVLSPEAVNFELNVKYWIDRKRATQAVQIQNAVETAVNN; the protein is encoded by the coding sequence ATGATAGATTACGCGGCAAAACAAAATTTGCTGGCTTATGCAGACGGCGATTATCTTGACCATATAGGGGCTTTGCTCGGAGTTACACGGCTTGAAGCGTCAAAGGCTATGACCGCGCTAAAATTCATGTTGTCGGACATTCAAGACGAGGCCGTTATAATTCCTGAAGGCACAAGGGCATCACCTGATAACAGCGGAAATATTTTATTTGCGACGACTGAAGCGGTAGAAATCCCAGCAGGCGAACAGGAAATTACAGTTACAGCAGAATGTACGGAGCCGGGCGCGCAGGGGAATTATTTTCTTGCAGGGCAGATTCGCAGGCTAGTTGACGTGTTCCCGTATGAAATGAAAGTAGAAAATCTTGACGAATCTTACGGCGGAAGCGATACAGAGTCAGACGAAAATTTTAGAGAACGAATACAGATTGCGCCTGAAAGTTTTTCTGTGGCAGGTCCGACGGGTGCATATGAATTTTACGCGAGATCAGCTCATCAGAATATTATTGACGTTGCAGTTATCGGCCCTCCGGAAACAGAACCGGGCAACGTGAATATTTACCCGTTAATGGTAAATGGAGATTTGCCGACACAGGAAATTCTTGACGCTGTATTTGATGTCTGCAATGACGAAGACAAACGGCCGGACACAGATTTTGTTCACGTTCTATCGCCCGAAGCCGTAAATTTCGAGCTCAACGTTAAATACTGGATCGACAGAAAACGGGCGACTCAAGCTGTGCAGATTCAAAACGCAGTCGAGACCGCCGTAAATAACTGA